The Amycolatopsis umgeniensis DNA segment CGGCCGGTGTCACGCGGGACGGTGAACCACGATTGCCGGGTGTAGTCGAGGAAGTTGTCGCTGTCGGGATCGAGACTGATGACCAGCTGGGCGGGCTCGGCGTCTCCGGTCTCGGTCCACCATTCGAAGCCGAATTCCTGATCGGCCAGCGCGTTCGGCGCGCTGATGAACCCCGCGCCGACGACCAGGCCGCCGAGGACGTCGAAGACCTGCGGACGGAGTCTGGTCAGATCGTCGGCGGTGGCATCGGCGGAAGCGGCCATGAGCCCCTCGGCGCCGGACAGAACCGGCTTCAGTCTGCCGAAGACGTCCTCGACGAGGGCGGATACCTGTTCGACGACCTCGGAACCGGCGGACGGTGTGTCGTTCACGATGCTCACCTCGGATGCGCGGATGCCGCAGCTTAAGGGGCCAGAAGGTCTAAATGCACGTCCGCCAGCCGGTCTATCGCTTCGAGGATGTGCTCCTCGGTGAGCTTCCTGGCCAGCTCACCGTCGCCCAAGGCGATGGCGGCGGTGATCGCGCGGTGTTCGGCGTAGGCGTTCTCCCGGGTGCCGTGCGGCTCGAGCGGCAGCCACAGCAGCCCGCCTCGCTCACTCTGCAACTGCACTTCTTCCCTGGTCAGTCGCGGCGACTGCGCGGCCGCGGCGACTTCGAGGTGGAACTGACGCTCGGCGCGCGAGGCCTCCGCGCCGGTCGCGACGCGGATGTCCTCTGTCGCCAGCTCGAGCCGCTC contains these protein-coding regions:
- a CDS encoding cache domain-containing protein, whose product is MNDTPSAGSEVVEQVSALVEDVFGRLKPVLSGAEGLMAASADATADDLTRLRPQVFDVLGGLVVGAGFISAPNALADQEFGFEWWTETGDAEPAQLVISLDPDSDNFLDYTRQSWFTVPRDTGRRHINGPYVDYLCTDEYTLTFTVPVQRSGTFTGVVGADIYVREVERLLQPKLRALGGRAALVNAQGRVIVSNNARQATGSLVRDVDVPAWWSSGAEPVTTENGTTLRRCGDSPIALVRSER